The DNA sequence TTACCGACGATGCGGTCGCCCTGCATGTCGAGGACCTCGAAAAAGGCCGTGCGGGCAAAAACCATTCCCGACGCCCAAATGAAAGCCGCAACGGTTCCCGGACCGATACCTTCCGATGACATGCCGAATGCCGGAAATATGGATGTGACGACCCCCCATGCCACGGCGATCAGGATTGTTTTCGAACCGGGAATATCCCTGAGCCTTTTCATGCCCTGCCTGCGCACCAGACCTCCGGGGATGATGGTCAGGTTGTAGGACAGCCCCAATATGCTCATCGCCAGGAGGATGGTGAACGGGGCCGGCCCTAAGGTGTACGCGATGTACAATCCTGCGGCGCCGGCAACCGACGCCAGCACTGCGAGCCATCCCATGTTGCGTGCGTAGAAATCAGCCCTTTCGGGATCGTTGAAGCGGTCTGATTTTCTACCCATCAGGTGATTGAGGATGTGCATGGACTGAACATAGAGCATGGATATCAGCACCTGTGGCATGACACCCCGGGCACCCTGCAGCCTTGCACACGCAAAGCAGAGCGTCCCGGCAGCCAGGGCGATATAGATGTTGGTCAAAAGGAGAACCCTTTGTATGTGAAAGGCGGTCTGGCGCCAGGCAACCCGACCCTTGGCAGGCATGAATTCGAGTCGGCGATATACCTGTTTGATAATCCAGTTGGGCGTCGAGGCGCCGGCGGTGATGGCCACACGCTCTGCACCGCCGAGTTTCGCGGCGTCTATTTCGTCCTCCGTCTCAACATGCAGCACCGGCTTTCCCGTTTGTCCGGCAATTTCGGCCAGCCTTTTGGTGTTGCCGCTGTTGTAGCCTCCCACCACGATGACGGCATCCACCGATGCCGCCATGCTTTTCACTTCCACCTGGCGCTTTTCCGTTGAATCGCAAATGGTGTTGAATATCTTGTAGTGGGGAAATTTGTGCCCAGCCCAGTCGATGACCTGATTGAAAAAGCCGGTGTTCTGAGTGGTCTGGGCCACGATAATGGCTTTTTCAAACTCAGGCAGGCCTTTCAGGTCGGCCATGTTGTCGACCACGTATCCCCTGCCGCCGGTATATCCCAGAAGGCCCGCCACCTCCGGATGGTCCCTGTCACCGATGATGATCGACGCAAAGCCTTTTTCCGCGTGTTTACGGATAATGGTCTGCACCCTGATAACCCGGGGGCAGGTCGCA is a window from the Deltaproteobacteria bacterium genome containing:
- the ispH gene encoding 4-hydroxy-3-methylbut-2-enyl diphosphate reductase, whose amino-acid sequence is MKILIAKTAGFCMGVRRAVEMVLDTPRQEGQPVCTYGPLIHNPQVLKIFEERGIYALDEIPEKGSGSILIRAHGVPPDIKAKLAAAGFEVIDATCPRVIRVQTIIRKHAEKGFASIIIGDRDHPEVAGLLGYTGGRGYVVDNMADLKGLPEFEKAIIVAQTTQNTGFFNQVIDWAGHKFPHYKIFNTICDSTEKRQVEVKSMAASVDAVIVVGGYNSGNTKRLAEIAGQTGKPVLHVETEDEIDAAKLGGAERVAITAGASTPNWIIKQVYRRLEFMPAKGRVAWRQTAFHIQRVLLLTNIYIALAAGTLCFACARLQGARGVMPQVLISMLYVQSMHILNHLMGRKSDRFNDPERADFYARNMGWLAVLASVAGAAGLYIAYTLGPAPFTILLAMSILGLSYNLTIIPGGLVRRQGMKRLRDIPGSKTILIAVAWGVVTSIFPAFGMSSEGIGPGTVAAFIWASGMVFARTAFFEVLDMQGDRIVGKETIPILIGAERSMRLLKIVLLMLVAILWIFTFSSVFTNLGYGLSICPALMLLVMLANEKEYMLPGIKLEFILESTVVLSGVITLLWLLFDKL